In the Topomyia yanbarensis strain Yona2022 chromosome 3, ASM3024719v1, whole genome shotgun sequence genome, one interval contains:
- the LOC131691450 gene encoding small ribosomal subunit protein uS2m isoform X2: protein MLLKSLVNRKSCAYVRLLSTAAEPAVPTIEKDDVLNNPDYFGVHRMFTVEDLFKAKVHLGHKEGTLHNNMKGYLYGRRLGHCILDLDKTAEYLRLALNITAHIAYRGGVILFFSRSPQNGHIVDKTAIECGEYSHTRFWRRGVFTNATVQFGAVTRLPDLCIFINTLNTILDMHPAVKDSAKMAIPTIGIVDTNCNPNLITYPVPGNDDTPSAIELYCNLFKNAILIGKAKRKQNILDSE from the exons ATGCTGCTGAAATCACTCGTAAATCGCAAAAGCTGTG CTTACGTTCGATTACTTTCAACAGCTGCGGAACCAGCAGTACCTACTATTGAAAAAG ACGATGTTCTTAACAACCCAGACTATTTCGGAGTTCATCGCATGTTCACCGTGGAAGATCTGTTCAAAGCGAAGGTTCACCTAGGACACAAAGAAGGTACTCTTCATAACAACATGAAAGGATACTTGTACGGCCGCAGGTTGGGGCACTGCATTCTAGATCTTGACAAAACAGCTGAATATCTGCGACTTGCATTAAACATAACTGCTCATATTGCGTACAGAGGTGGCGTAATACTGTTCTTCAGTCGTAGCCCGCAGAATGGCCACATTGTCGATAAAACAGCGATCGAGTGTGGTGAGTACTCCCACACCCGATTTTGGCGACGTGGTGTTTTTACCAACGCTACTGTACAGTTTGGTGCCGTTACTAGACTACCagatttatgcatttttatcaACACGTTAAACACAATTCTTGATATGCACCCAGCTGTCAAAGATTCAGCAAAAATGGCAATCCCAACCATTGGAATTGTTGATACAAATTGTAATCCTAATTTAATAACATATCCCGTACCCGGCAACGACGATACTCCTTCTGCAATTGAACTTTATTGCAACTTGttcaaaaatgcaattttgATCGGAAAGGCCAAAAGGAAGCAAAACATTCTCGACAGTGAATAG
- the LOC131691450 gene encoding small ribosomal subunit protein uS2m isoform X1 yields MLLKSLVNRKSCAYVRLLSTAAEPAVPTIEKVNDVLNNPDYFGVHRMFTVEDLFKAKVHLGHKEGTLHNNMKGYLYGRRLGHCILDLDKTAEYLRLALNITAHIAYRGGVILFFSRSPQNGHIVDKTAIECGEYSHTRFWRRGVFTNATVQFGAVTRLPDLCIFINTLNTILDMHPAVKDSAKMAIPTIGIVDTNCNPNLITYPVPGNDDTPSAIELYCNLFKNAILIGKAKRKQNILDSE; encoded by the exons ATGCTGCTGAAATCACTCGTAAATCGCAAAAGCTGTG CTTACGTTCGATTACTTTCAACAGCTGCGGAACCAGCAGTACCTACTATTGAAAAAG TAAACGATGTTCTTAACAACCCAGACTATTTCGGAGTTCATCGCATGTTCACCGTGGAAGATCTGTTCAAAGCGAAGGTTCACCTAGGACACAAAGAAGGTACTCTTCATAACAACATGAAAGGATACTTGTACGGCCGCAGGTTGGGGCACTGCATTCTAGATCTTGACAAAACAGCTGAATATCTGCGACTTGCATTAAACATAACTGCTCATATTGCGTACAGAGGTGGCGTAATACTGTTCTTCAGTCGTAGCCCGCAGAATGGCCACATTGTCGATAAAACAGCGATCGAGTGTGGTGAGTACTCCCACACCCGATTTTGGCGACGTGGTGTTTTTACCAACGCTACTGTACAGTTTGGTGCCGTTACTAGACTACCagatttatgcatttttatcaACACGTTAAACACAATTCTTGATATGCACCCAGCTGTCAAAGATTCAGCAAAAATGGCAATCCCAACCATTGGAATTGTTGATACAAATTGTAATCCTAATTTAATAACATATCCCGTACCCGGCAACGACGATACTCCTTCTGCAATTGAACTTTATTGCAACTTGttcaaaaatgcaattttgATCGGAAAGGCCAAAAGGAAGCAAAACATTCTCGACAGTGAATAG